The genomic window TCGAGCGCCAGGTGGTGCCGCAGCAGGTGGTGGCGCGCCGCGAGGCGAACCCCTTCCTCGCGCCCGACCTCTCGGCTCGCCCCTCCAAAGAGACGCCGCGTCGGCGCCTGGACAGCTGGGAGCTCATGGGCCCGCTCTACAAGGCGTTCGAGACCGGCGCCGGCGGTGGCAGCGCCACCATGGACCTGCCGCCCGTCCCCGAGTTCGATCGGCTGTCGCCCAGGGGCCTCGAGGTCATGCCGCACCAGTCGCGGTTCCTCGAGTCCGTGCGCGCCGGTCACCGTGCCTTCCTCCTCGCCGACGAGCCGGGCCTCGGCAAGACGGCGGAGTCGGTGCTCGCGGCATCCGTCGCGGGCGCCTACCCGCTCCTCGCGGTCGTCCCGAACGTCGTGAAGATGAACTGGGCGCGCGAGGTGGAGCGGTGGACGCCCCAGCGCCGCGCCACGGTGATCCAGGGCGACGGCGAGAACATCGACGCGTTCGCCGACGTGTTCATCGTCAACTACGAGATCCTCGACCGCCACCTGTCATGGCTCAGCTCGATCGGGCTGAAGGGCATGGTCGTCGACGAGGCGCACTTCATCAAGAACCTCGGATCGCAGCGGTCGCAGAACGTGCTCGCGCTGGCCACCCGCATCCGCGAGCAGGTGCGCGATCCGCTGCTGCTGGCCCTCACCGGCACGCCGCTCATCAACGACGTCGAGGACTTCGACGCGATCTGGCGCTTCCTCGGATGGACCAACGGCGAGAAGCCCGGCCCGGTGCTGATGGAGAAGCTCGACGAGACTGGTCTGACGCCGGCCGACAAGGCGTTCTATCCCGAGGCCCGCGACGCGGTCATCTCGATGGGCATCGTGCGGCGCAAGAAGAAGGATGTCGCGGCCGACCTTCCCGACAAGCTCATCGCCGACCTCCCCGTGGAGCTCGACGACGAATTCGGCCGGTCGATCCGCCAGGCAGAGCGCGAACTCGGCGAGCGGCTCGCGGCGAAGTACCGTCGCATCATCCAGGCGCGTGGCGACCGGGGCCTCGCTCCCGGCGAGGTGGACGAGGACATCGTCCGGCTGGTCGCGCACAACGAGCTCGAGGAGTCGAAGGCCGCCGGCACGGGGTCGGAGAACGTCTTCACCATGGTGCGCAAGATCGGCCAGGCCAAGGCCCTGCTCGCCGCGGACTACGCGGTGCAGCTGCAGCGCTCGGTCGGCAAGGTCGTGTTCTTCGCCAAGCACATCGACGTCATGGACGCCGCCGAGGCGCACTTCGCCGCGGCGGGACTGAAGACGGTGTCGCTGCGCGGCGATCAGGCCACGGCCGCCCGCCAGCAGGCGATCGACGAGTTCAACAACGATCCCGCCGTCGGCATCGCAGTCTGCTCGCTGACCGCCGCCGGCGTCGGCGTGAACATGCAGGCGTCGTCGAACGTCGTGCTCGCCGAGCTGTCGTGGACGGCGGCCGAGCAGACGCAGGCGATCGACCGCGTGCACCGCATCGGTCAGGACGAGCCGGTCACCGCGTGGCGCATCATCGCGGCGCACACGATCGACACCAAGATCGCCGAGCTGATCGACTCGAAGCAGGGGCTCGCCGCACGGGCCCTCGACGGCGAGGCCGTCGATCCGCAGTCGAGCGACTCGGTGCAGCTGTCGGCGCTCATGCATGTGCTGCGGCAGGCGCTCGGCGCGGCGTAAAGCCCGTATCGGGGGAGGGCGGCGCGAATTCGCGCCGCCCTCCGTCGTCTCCGCGGACCCGCCAGGCGTGTGGCAGCCGGACGCGTCCGGCACTAATGTCGGGGGAGGCAGCGTCGCCGACTCTCTTCACCCGACAGCGAGGAACACAGCTATGAAGATCGGCATCCTGACGAGCGGCGGCGATTGCCCCGGGCTCAACGCGGTCATCCGCGGCGTCGTGCTCAAGGGGACGACGACCTACGACCTGGAGTTCGTCGGCATCCGCGACGGCTGGCGCGGTGTGGTCGACGGCGACTTCTTCCCGCTCACGCGGCACGAGGTGAAGGGGCTGTCCAAAGTCGGCGGCA from Microbacterium sp. ProA8 includes these protein-coding regions:
- a CDS encoding DEAD/DEAH box helicase; amino-acid sequence: MPPTATAQTAQRRRKTSSARRDDEAPIIPILARKVREVEAKAQRGKLGPTNRVKFQVIAFLVREERARVKGDTELTDAARAELLKRLDGVATILAKTAARDTSLIQLLEVDQAASPVARRMRRDWLLESGAELAPDELIITDVAPVSAPVVPAALVERQVVPQQVVARREANPFLAPDLSARPSKETPRRRLDSWELMGPLYKAFETGAGGGSATMDLPPVPEFDRLSPRGLEVMPHQSRFLESVRAGHRAFLLADEPGLGKTAESVLAASVAGAYPLLAVVPNVVKMNWAREVERWTPQRRATVIQGDGENIDAFADVFIVNYEILDRHLSWLSSIGLKGMVVDEAHFIKNLGSQRSQNVLALATRIREQVRDPLLLALTGTPLINDVEDFDAIWRFLGWTNGEKPGPVLMEKLDETGLTPADKAFYPEARDAVISMGIVRRKKKDVAADLPDKLIADLPVELDDEFGRSIRQAERELGERLAAKYRRIIQARGDRGLAPGEVDEDIVRLVAHNELEESKAAGTGSENVFTMVRKIGQAKALLAADYAVQLQRSVGKVVFFAKHIDVMDAAEAHFAAAGLKTVSLRGDQATAARQQAIDEFNNDPAVGIAVCSLTAAGVGVNMQASSNVVLAELSWTAAEQTQAIDRVHRIGQDEPVTAWRIIAAHTIDTKIAELIDSKQGLAARALDGEAVDPQSSDSVQLSALMHVLRQALGAA